In a single window of the Streptomyces sp. NBC_00285 genome:
- a CDS encoding PP2C family protein-serine/threonine phosphatase: protein MSDRSIDTDYAAVFQALPGMVALLTPDLVYADVNEEFLRMAGRRREEVVGRYLFDVFPDNPNDPAASGMRNLAASLRRVLQTGERDSMALQRYDVEVPGRPGAWEERYWSPCNAPLFGPDGKVKLLVHRVEEVTELIRARGGPDGDRSRVLEAELYTRARELQELNERLRKAHAHDREVALTLQEAMLPACRQTVHRAAVRYRPAVGALNVCGDWYDVVDLVGGHRVGVSVGDVVGHGLAAAGVMGQLRSALSAASRVAEGPAQALDVLGRYAHVVDGAESATAVTTFIDLDHQTITYSSAGHPPPMLVHPDGRVECLDKATDPPLDAHPDPVARPQASTTFSSGATLALYTDGLVERRHEDIDKGLARLADSLARHRGDDPETLADAVLLELLPPGGATDDTALVIVRL, encoded by the coding sequence ATGTCCGACAGATCCATCGACACCGACTATGCGGCCGTGTTCCAGGCCCTGCCGGGCATGGTCGCGCTGCTCACTCCCGACCTGGTGTACGCGGACGTCAACGAGGAGTTCCTGCGCATGGCCGGGCGCCGCCGCGAAGAGGTCGTGGGCCGCTATCTCTTCGACGTCTTCCCGGACAACCCGAACGACCCCGCCGCGTCCGGCATGCGCAATCTGGCCGCCTCCCTGCGCCGGGTCCTTCAGACCGGGGAGCGCGACTCCATGGCCCTGCAGCGGTACGACGTCGAGGTGCCCGGTCGGCCGGGGGCATGGGAGGAGCGCTACTGGAGCCCGTGCAACGCGCCCCTTTTCGGCCCGGACGGCAAGGTGAAGCTGCTGGTGCACCGGGTCGAGGAGGTCACCGAACTGATCCGGGCGCGCGGCGGGCCGGACGGCGACCGGTCCCGGGTCCTGGAGGCCGAGCTGTACACCCGCGCCCGTGAGCTCCAGGAGCTCAACGAGAGGCTGCGCAAGGCCCACGCCCACGACCGCGAGGTCGCGCTGACCCTGCAGGAGGCCATGCTGCCCGCGTGCCGGCAGACGGTGCACCGGGCCGCCGTCCGGTACCGGCCCGCGGTCGGCGCGCTGAACGTGTGCGGCGACTGGTACGACGTGGTCGACCTGGTCGGCGGACACCGCGTCGGCGTCTCGGTCGGCGACGTGGTGGGCCACGGGCTCGCCGCCGCCGGGGTGATGGGCCAGCTGCGCAGCGCCCTGAGCGCCGCCTCCCGGGTGGCCGAGGGCCCGGCGCAGGCTCTGGACGTGCTGGGCCGGTACGCCCATGTGGTCGACGGAGCCGAGTCGGCGACCGCGGTGACCACCTTCATCGACCTCGACCACCAGACCATCACCTACAGCAGCGCCGGGCATCCGCCGCCGATGCTGGTGCACCCCGACGGCCGGGTGGAGTGCCTGGACAAGGCGACCGACCCGCCGCTGGACGCCCACCCCGACCCCGTCGCCCGGCCGCAGGCCTCGACCACCTTCAGCAGCGGCGCGACGCTCGCCCTGTACACCGACGGCCTGGTGGAGCGGCGGCACGAGGACATCGACAAGGGCCTCGCCCGGCTCGCCGACTCTCTCGCCCGGCATCGCGGGGACGACCCCGAGACCCTCGCCGACGCGGTCCTGCTGGAGCTCCTCCCGCCCGGCGGTGCCACCGACGACACGGCGCTCGTCATCGTGCGGCTGTGA
- a CDS encoding lysophospholipid acyltransferase family protein has protein sequence MFYYLLKYVLLGPLLRLLFRPRIEGLEHIPDSGAAIVAGNHLSFADHFLMPAVLKRRITFLAKAEYFTGPGVKGRLTAFFFRSAGQIPVDRSGKEAGQAAIREGLGVLSKDELLGIYPEGTRSHDGRLYKGKVGVAVMALKAQVPVIPCAMIGTFEAQPPGKVIPNVHPVVIRFGKPLDFSRYEGMENEKAILRAITDEIMYAILKLSGQEYVDQYAAVVKAEEAAARSAKEKERKFPRLPLG, from the coding sequence TTGTTCTACTACCTGCTCAAATACGTACTGTTGGGGCCGTTGCTGAGACTGCTCTTCCGGCCTCGAATAGAAGGCCTGGAGCACATCCCGGACTCGGGTGCGGCCATCGTGGCCGGCAACCACCTGTCCTTCGCCGACCACTTTCTGATGCCCGCGGTCCTCAAGCGGCGCATCACCTTCCTGGCGAAGGCCGAGTACTTCACCGGCCCCGGCGTCAAGGGCCGGTTGACCGCCTTCTTCTTCCGCAGCGCCGGGCAGATCCCGGTCGACCGCTCCGGCAAGGAGGCGGGTCAGGCCGCCATCCGTGAGGGCCTCGGCGTGCTGAGCAAGGACGAACTGCTCGGCATCTATCCGGAGGGCACCCGCTCCCACGACGGCCGTCTCTACAAGGGCAAGGTCGGCGTCGCGGTGATGGCGCTCAAGGCTCAGGTCCCGGTCATCCCCTGCGCGATGATCGGCACCTTCGAGGCGCAGCCCCCGGGCAAGGTCATCCCGAACGTCCACCCCGTGGTGATCCGCTTCGGCAAGCCCCTCGACTTCTCCCGCTACGAGGGCATGGAGAACGAGAAGGCGATCCTGCGGGCCATCACCGACGAGATCATGTACGCCATCCTGAAGCTGTCCGGCCAGGAGTACGTCGACCAGTACGCGGCCGTGGTGAAGGCGGAGGAGGCCGCCGCGCGCTCGGCCAAGGAGAAGGAGCGCAAGTTCCCGCGGCTGCCGCTCGGTTGA